The following proteins are encoded in a genomic region of Methylibium petroleiphilum PM1:
- a CDS encoding vWA domain-containing protein yields MLIDFFYTLRSAKLPVSIKEYLTLLEGLQAGLAERDGQPSVEQFYFLARTTLVKDEAHFDKFDRAFAAYFKGAQMLADFTQEVPLDWLRRTLELELTPEQKAAIEKMGWDELMATLKKRFEEQKERHEGGSKWIGTGGTSPFGHSGYNPQGIRIGGAGRNRSAVKVWDQRAYQDYDDTKELGTRNIKVALRRLRRFAREGNELELDLDDTIHRTAANAGLLDIKMVPERHNRVKVLLLMDVGGTMDEHIHRVEELFSATKTEFKHLEFYYFHNCVYDFMWKHNRRRFSEKHSTWDVIRKYNRDYKLIFVGDATMSPYEILQPGGSVEYNNEEPGAEWLQRLTHAFPKYAWINPEPQGVWGYRQSISIVQQLMQQRMFPLTLQGLEGAMRLLSK; encoded by the coding sequence ATGCTGATCGACTTCTTCTATACGCTGCGCAGCGCGAAGCTGCCCGTCTCGATCAAGGAATACCTCACCTTGCTCGAGGGGCTGCAGGCCGGCCTGGCCGAGCGCGACGGCCAACCCTCGGTCGAGCAGTTCTACTTCCTGGCCCGCACGACGCTGGTCAAGGACGAGGCCCACTTCGACAAGTTCGACCGTGCCTTCGCCGCCTATTTCAAGGGCGCGCAGATGCTGGCTGACTTCACGCAGGAGGTGCCGCTCGACTGGTTGCGCCGCACGCTGGAGCTGGAGCTCACCCCTGAGCAGAAGGCCGCGATCGAGAAGATGGGCTGGGACGAGCTGATGGCGACGCTGAAGAAGCGCTTCGAGGAACAGAAGGAGCGCCACGAGGGTGGCAGCAAGTGGATCGGCACCGGCGGCACGTCGCCGTTCGGCCACTCGGGCTACAACCCGCAGGGCATCCGCATCGGCGGCGCGGGCAGGAACAGGAGCGCGGTCAAGGTGTGGGACCAGCGCGCCTACCAGGACTACGACGACACCAAGGAGCTCGGCACACGCAACATCAAGGTCGCGCTGCGCCGGCTGCGCCGCTTCGCTCGAGAGGGCAACGAACTCGAACTCGACCTCGACGACACCATCCACCGCACCGCCGCCAATGCCGGCCTGCTCGACATCAAGATGGTGCCGGAGCGCCACAACAGGGTGAAGGTGCTGCTGCTGATGGACGTGGGCGGCACGATGGACGAGCACATCCACCGCGTGGAAGAGCTGTTCAGCGCCACCAAGACCGAGTTCAAGCACCTGGAGTTCTACTACTTCCACAACTGCGTCTACGACTTCATGTGGAAGCACAACCGGCGCCGCTTCAGCGAGAAGCACTCGACCTGGGACGTGATCCGCAAGTACAACCGCGACTACAAGCTGATCTTCGTCGGCGACGCGACGATGAGCCCCTACGAGATCCTGCAACCGGGCGGCAGCGTCGAATACAACAACGAGGAGCCCGGTGCCGAATGGTTGCAGCGCCTGACCCACGCCTTCCCCAAGTACGCCTGGATCAATCCGGAACCGCAGGGCGTCTGGGGCTACCGTCAGAGCATCTCGATCGTCCAGCAGCTGATGCAGCAGCGCATGTTCCCGCTGACGCTGCAGGGGCTCGAAGGTGCGATGCGCCTGCTGAGCAAGTGA
- a CDS encoding autotransporter assembly complex protein TamA — protein sequence MTATLRHAIATALIAVAWSATLLSVQVAWAQAEEDDTAARDEARADQASEGAADATEAAARAPLLDSGVTTLTTGRHAAYHLEVRAPNPLRDLLVRHLDLARFREQRDISVVEIGRLIAAAPDQARSLLEPEGYFNARIDVTRDDAPAGGPPTVRVRVDPGPQVRVGRVQIEVQGPYADAMNAGNAALRTRWQRLSARWSLKEGAPFSQAAWTGAKNALLASLRTRGYATAGFSGTSAEVDATSNTARLFLVVDSGPLYRIGEIRVEGLERTPQDAALNVLPFQIGSEYTEKKLLDYQEALQKTGLYEGVAVELDQSPEGADHAIVYAKLRENKMQNATFSVGFSSNTGPRVGVEHTHRRVFGYDLVATTKLKVGRDEREASFDLLTYPQPEGYRNLLGLKADYLDAGGAVTQTQRARVGRTRDTERIDRLYYLEFNRTTVETATTRTTDRALLANYEWVHRDVNNLVFPTRGLILNAQSGAGVAYDGDGDRGPFGRLYLQAVWYRPLIGGWLGQLRGEVGQVLRRDTLGIPDSLLFRAGGDDSVRGYGYRTLGPVRDGAVVGGPVLATGSIELAHRLSDSSPQWRNWYGAVFVDAGNAALTWGEYDAAVGYGVGVRWRSPIGPLRIDLAYGQQVEAVRLHISVGVTF from the coding sequence TTGACCGCCACGCTGCGACACGCCATCGCGACGGCGCTGATCGCCGTGGCCTGGAGCGCCACCCTGCTGTCCGTGCAGGTGGCATGGGCACAGGCCGAAGAGGACGACACGGCGGCCCGCGACGAAGCGCGTGCCGACCAGGCCAGCGAAGGCGCCGCCGACGCCACCGAGGCAGCCGCCCGTGCCCCGTTGCTGGACAGCGGCGTCACCACGCTGACGACCGGCAGGCATGCTGCCTACCACCTCGAGGTGCGGGCGCCGAACCCGCTGCGCGACCTGCTGGTGCGCCACCTCGACCTGGCGCGGTTTCGCGAGCAGCGCGACATCTCGGTGGTCGAGATCGGCCGACTGATCGCTGCGGCCCCGGATCAGGCTCGCAGCCTGCTGGAACCGGAGGGTTACTTCAATGCACGCATCGACGTGACGCGCGACGATGCACCGGCCGGCGGCCCGCCGACCGTGCGGGTGCGCGTCGATCCCGGTCCGCAGGTGCGGGTGGGCAGGGTGCAGATCGAGGTCCAGGGGCCCTATGCCGACGCGATGAATGCTGGCAACGCCGCCCTGCGCACCCGCTGGCAGCGGCTGAGCGCCCGCTGGTCGCTGAAGGAAGGGGCACCGTTCAGTCAGGCGGCCTGGACCGGCGCCAAGAACGCGCTGCTGGCCAGCCTGCGCACGCGTGGCTACGCGACGGCCGGCTTTTCGGGCACCAGCGCCGAGGTGGATGCCACCAGCAACACGGCCCGCCTGTTCCTGGTGGTCGATAGCGGGCCGCTCTACCGCATCGGCGAGATCCGCGTCGAAGGGCTGGAGCGCACGCCGCAGGATGCCGCGCTGAACGTACTGCCGTTCCAGATCGGCTCCGAGTACACCGAGAAGAAGCTGCTCGACTACCAGGAGGCCCTGCAGAAGACCGGTCTCTACGAGGGTGTGGCGGTCGAGCTCGACCAGAGCCCGGAGGGCGCCGACCACGCGATCGTCTATGCGAAGCTGCGCGAGAACAAGATGCAGAACGCCACGTTCAGCGTCGGCTTCTCGAGCAACACCGGCCCGCGGGTCGGCGTGGAGCACACGCACCGCCGCGTGTTCGGCTATGACCTCGTGGCCACCACCAAACTCAAGGTGGGGCGAGACGAACGCGAGGCCTCGTTCGACCTGCTCACCTACCCGCAGCCCGAGGGTTACCGCAACCTGCTGGGGCTGAAGGCCGACTACCTGGACGCCGGCGGCGCGGTGACGCAGACCCAGCGAGCGCGCGTCGGCCGCACGCGCGACACCGAGCGCATCGACCGCCTCTACTACCTCGAGTTCAACCGCACCACGGTCGAGACGGCGACCACCCGGACCACCGACCGCGCGCTGCTCGCCAACTACGAATGGGTGCACCGCGACGTCAACAACCTCGTGTTCCCCACGCGCGGCCTGATCCTGAACGCGCAGAGCGGCGCCGGCGTGGCCTACGACGGCGATGGCGATCGCGGGCCGTTCGGGCGCCTCTACCTGCAGGCGGTCTGGTACCGCCCGCTGATCGGCGGCTGGCTCGGGCAGCTGCGCGGCGAGGTCGGGCAGGTGCTGCGCCGTGACACGCTGGGCATCCCGGATTCCCTGCTGTTTCGCGCTGGCGGTGACGACTCGGTACGCGGCTACGGCTACCGCACGCTCGGCCCGGTGCGCGATGGCGCGGTGGTCGGCGGCCCGGTGCTGGCCACCGGCAGCATCGAACTGGCCCACCGGCTGTCGGACAGCTCGCCGCAATGGCGAAACTGGTACGGCGCCGTGTTCGTCGACGCCGGCAACGCGGCACTGACCTGGGGTGAGTACGACGCTGCCGTCGGCTACGGCGTCGGCGTGCGCTGGCGCAGCCCGATCGGCCCGCTGCGCATCGACCTGGCCTACGGCCAGCAGGTCGAGGCCGTGCGGCTGCACATCAGCGTGGGGGTCACGTTCTGA
- a CDS encoding translocation/assembly module TamB domain-containing protein — MADTPAPRGAGSPAAAPRVARRWPWLLGAVLALPLAAAAVIASAWQALHTEAGTRWWLDQIGMHVPGLTLEAPRGALLGPTSEFSLAQLSIRAGRSTVRIDGLQSSGLELVDWRFAAPFVHLQARTLAAHSVAVELSPTPAPTPAAGAPSDLQLPLSARIDTLRIERLQLPGLAAPIEALSARVEAGSTHRIEALSLRWNGLQAEGGGQIEAAAPLPLRARFALHGAVDASEAQVPPWARDVTLALQAAGPLSRFDAQATVVMQSQRLDVKAQVTPFDPLPVSQLDAHFVQLDLARLLAPLLSAGTPAPTTELNGSAVLQLNNDQPLVLRAQVRNEVPGRWDQRRAPLREIDLLLRGRGTAWDIERARVQLASDARTAAGLLEATGRVEGPDAQARLRLDGVLLQGLDQRAPPLRLSGPVDLKHAAPANAEAAFGRLAFDARLEGALLGPARHNAPVPLRGTAQLALRGSATPTLAVIDTLSARAGAARLDGKGRAQRSGERWDTEADLKLADFDPAAWLPGEPTAAWRRSRNALNGQLNLRAQVPVVAADAGALLAALRGTLRADLSDSAFAGQPLALQLQADADGKGRLDATASARAADNRAELDLKLRAPVRGGSAPAADAEQLRLQLDAPALAQLAPLADALGLGPLTGRARLETRTDGALGAWLLGSAASGSLVTRGSLELERLQFGSLRLDAAQGRWDATLPGSEAVGSALARAALQGEFTATQIRTPALTLPTVALQADGTLGEHRASLRATLRQPQAPGSEAGAAEPAPLSLVARLTGAWQAGENGAPNLWRARLPELSLLPVPQSAGPAPPPAAAGGAESADAAAVRSQVAPLPLVVARELAFELQQGEQLLRWQMTPGSVDVLGAVLRWQTLRWQRQGERPPQLDLQADVEPFEVARLLRRLQPDFGWVGDLRVGAQVRVRSDPAVSAHIEIARTGGDLQVNEFGSIQPLGLTDARLEFTAESGLWQFNQLVAGAQLGRVVGAQTVRTAPDLLWPAPDAPVEGALRVQVENLGAWGAWVPAGWRLGGQMDGTLLVGGRFGGPDLTGQLAGRQLALRNTLEGVALSDGELDARFDGDTARLTTLRFKAGEGELRASGDARLGDAPQARLQLTAERATVLGRVDRRVVASGQASLALDTQTIKIDGDFRADEGLIDISRSDAPTLGEDVTVRRAGDAPAAAETAAPRAPRTVDLRLAVNLGPRFKLRGRGLDTRLEGDLRLTTPGGRLAAHGEIRTDAGTYEAYGQKLAIERGVITFVGDIANPRLDIQAVRANTDTRVGVIVGGNVQSPRVRLFSDPELPGTEKLALLVTGRSYDSLAGGDVLLLQRAAFALLAGDGADGKNPLDVAGLLRLDELSVRQSDGAVKDTVVTVGKQISDRVYVGYERGLNATAGNWQLIYRIAQRFTLRAQSGEDPAVDLIWIFRWN; from the coding sequence ATGGCCGACACGCCTGCCCCGCGCGGCGCGGGCTCGCCCGCTGCGGCGCCGCGCGTCGCGCGCCGCTGGCCGTGGCTGCTGGGTGCGGTGCTCGCGCTGCCGCTGGCCGCGGCGGCGGTCATCGCCTCGGCGTGGCAGGCGCTGCACACCGAGGCCGGCACGCGCTGGTGGCTCGATCAGATCGGCATGCATGTGCCGGGGCTCACGCTCGAAGCCCCACGCGGCGCGCTGCTCGGGCCGACCAGCGAGTTCTCGCTGGCGCAGCTGTCGATCCGTGCCGGCCGCAGCACGGTCCGCATCGACGGCCTGCAATCGAGCGGTCTGGAGCTCGTCGACTGGCGCTTCGCCGCGCCCTTCGTTCATCTCCAGGCCCGCACGCTGGCCGCGCACAGCGTGGCGGTCGAGCTCTCCCCCACGCCCGCGCCGACGCCTGCCGCGGGCGCTCCGTCCGACCTGCAGCTCCCGCTGAGCGCGCGCATCGACACGCTGCGCATCGAGCGCCTGCAACTGCCGGGGCTCGCGGCGCCGATCGAGGCCCTGAGCGCGCGTGTCGAGGCCGGCAGCACCCACCGCATCGAAGCGCTGTCGTTGCGCTGGAACGGGCTGCAGGCCGAGGGCGGCGGCCAGATCGAGGCCGCCGCGCCGCTGCCGCTGCGGGCGCGCTTCGCGCTGCACGGCGCAGTTGACGCCAGCGAAGCCCAGGTCCCACCCTGGGCCCGCGACGTGACACTGGCGCTGCAGGCGGCCGGCCCGCTGAGCCGCTTCGACGCCCAGGCCACGGTGGTGATGCAATCGCAGCGCCTCGATGTCAAGGCGCAGGTCACGCCCTTCGATCCCCTGCCCGTCTCGCAGCTCGACGCGCACTTCGTGCAGCTCGACCTCGCGCGGCTGCTCGCCCCGCTCCTGTCCGCCGGCACGCCCGCACCGACCACTGAGCTGAACGGCAGCGCGGTCCTGCAGCTCAACAACGACCAGCCGCTGGTGCTGCGGGCCCAGGTGCGCAACGAGGTCCCCGGCCGCTGGGACCAGCGGCGCGCGCCGCTGCGCGAGATCGACCTGCTGCTGCGGGGCCGCGGCACGGCGTGGGACATCGAGCGCGCCCGCGTGCAGCTGGCCTCCGATGCGCGCACCGCGGCCGGGCTGCTCGAGGCCACCGGCCGCGTCGAGGGACCCGACGCGCAGGCCCGGCTCCGGCTCGACGGCGTGCTGCTGCAGGGACTGGATCAGCGCGCCCCGCCGCTGCGGCTGAGCGGGCCGGTCGATCTGAAACACGCCGCACCCGCCAACGCGGAAGCGGCCTTCGGTCGTCTCGCGTTCGATGCCCGGCTCGAAGGCGCGCTGCTCGGTCCCGCCCGCCACAATGCCCCCGTGCCGTTGCGCGGCACCGCGCAGCTCGCGTTGCGTGGCAGCGCCACGCCCACGCTCGCCGTCATCGACACGCTGAGCGCACGCGCCGGCGCCGCACGGCTCGACGGCAAGGGGCGCGCGCAGCGCAGCGGCGAGCGCTGGGATACCGAGGCCGACCTGAAGCTCGCCGACTTCGACCCCGCGGCCTGGCTACCCGGAGAACCCACGGCCGCCTGGCGGCGCAGCCGCAATGCGCTCAACGGCCAGCTCAATCTGCGCGCACAGGTGCCGGTGGTGGCGGCCGACGCGGGTGCGCTGCTGGCGGCGCTGCGCGGCACGCTGCGCGCCGACCTGAGCGACAGCGCCTTCGCCGGCCAGCCGCTCGCGCTGCAACTGCAGGCCGATGCCGACGGCAAGGGCCGGCTCGACGCCACCGCAAGCGCCCGCGCCGCCGACAACCGCGCCGAACTCGACCTGAAACTGCGGGCGCCAGTCCGCGGCGGCAGTGCACCGGCGGCCGACGCCGAGCAACTGCGGCTGCAACTCGACGCGCCGGCCCTGGCGCAGCTCGCGCCGCTGGCCGATGCGCTGGGGCTGGGGCCGCTGACCGGTCGCGCCCGCCTCGAAACCCGAACCGACGGAGCGCTCGGCGCGTGGCTGCTCGGCAGCGCGGCCAGCGGCAGCCTCGTCACGCGCGGCAGCCTCGAACTCGAGCGCCTGCAGTTCGGCAGCCTCCGGCTCGATGCGGCCCAGGGGCGCTGGGACGCCACGCTGCCCGGCAGCGAAGCCGTCGGCAGCGCGCTGGCGCGCGCCGCGCTGCAGGGCGAGTTCACTGCCACCCAGATCCGGACGCCGGCGCTGACGCTCCCGACCGTCGCGCTTCAAGCCGACGGCACGCTCGGCGAGCACCGCGCCAGCCTGCGCGCCACGTTGCGGCAGCCGCAGGCCCCGGGCAGCGAGGCCGGCGCCGCCGAACCCGCACCGCTGAGCCTGGTGGCACGACTGACCGGCGCCTGGCAAGCCGGTGAGAACGGCGCACCGAACCTCTGGCGCGCGCGCCTGCCCGAGCTGTCGCTGCTGCCAGTCCCACAGAGCGCGGGGCCGGCGCCCCCTCCCGCGGCGGCAGGGGGCGCCGAGAGCGCCGACGCAGCGGCGGTCCGCTCCCAGGTCGCGCCGCTGCCGCTGGTCGTCGCGCGCGAGCTCGCGTTCGAACTGCAGCAGGGAGAGCAGTTGCTGCGCTGGCAAATGACGCCGGGCAGCGTCGACGTGCTGGGCGCGGTGCTGCGCTGGCAGACGCTGCGCTGGCAACGCCAGGGCGAGCGGCCTCCGCAGCTCGACCTGCAGGCCGACGTCGAACCGTTCGAGGTGGCGCGCCTGCTGCGGCGGCTGCAGCCCGATTTCGGATGGGTCGGCGATCTGCGCGTCGGCGCGCAAGTGCGCGTGCGCAGCGATCCGGCGGTCAGCGCGCACATCGAGATCGCCCGCACCGGCGGCGACCTGCAGGTCAACGAGTTCGGCAGCATCCAGCCGCTGGGCCTCACGGACGCCCGACTCGAGTTCACGGCCGAGTCCGGCCTGTGGCAGTTCAACCAGCTCGTCGCCGGCGCCCAGCTCGGGCGCGTGGTCGGCGCGCAGACCGTGCGCACCGCGCCCGACCTGCTGTGGCCCGCCCCTGACGCACCGGTCGAGGGCGCGCTGCGGGTGCAGGTCGAGAACCTGGGCGCCTGGGGAGCCTGGGTGCCGGCCGGCTGGCGCCTGGGCGGGCAGATGGACGGCACCCTGCTCGTCGGGGGGCGGTTCGGCGGTCCCGATCTGACAGGGCAGCTCGCCGGCCGCCAGCTCGCGCTGCGCAACACACTCGAAGGCGTGGCCCTGTCCGACGGCGAACTCGATGCCCGCTTCGATGGCGACACCGCCCGGCTGACCACGCTGCGGTTCAAGGCCGGGGAAGGCGAACTGCGCGCCAGCGGCGACGCGCGTCTGGGCGACGCGCCCCAGGCTCGGCTGCAGCTCACGGCCGAACGCGCCACGGTGCTCGGCCGCGTCGACCGACGTGTCGTCGCCAGTGGCCAGGCCAGCCTGGCACTCGATACGCAGACGATCAAGATCGACGGCGACTTCCGGGCCGACGAGGGCCTGATCGACATCAGCCGCAGCGACGCACCCACGCTCGGCGAGGACGTGACCGTGCGCCGCGCCGGCGACGCCCCGGCGGCGGCCGAGACGGCGGCGCCGCGCGCACCGCGCACCGTCGACCTGCGCCTGGCGGTCAACCTCGGTCCGCGCTTCAAGCTGCGCGGACGCGGCCTCGACACGCGGCTCGAAGGTGACCTGCGCCTCACCACGCCGGGTGGCCGGCTGGCAGCGCACGGCGAGATCCGCACCGACGCAGGCACCTACGAGGCCTACGGCCAGAAGCTGGCGATCGAACGCGGCGTGATCACCTTCGTGGGCGACATCGCCAATCCGCGGCTCGACATCCAGGCGGTGCGCGCCAACACCGACACCCGCGTCGGCGTCATCGTCGGCGGCAACGTGCAGTCGCCGCGGGTGCGGCTGTTCTCTGACCCCGAGTTGCCCGGCACCGAGAAGCTGGCGCTGCTGGTCACCGGCCGCAGCTATGACAGCCTGGCCGGCGGCGATGTGCTGCTGCTGCAGCGCGCCGCGTTCGCGCTGCTGGCCGGCGACGGCGCCGACGGCAAGAACCCGCTGGACGTGGCGGGCCTGCTGCGACTCGACGAACTGTCGGTGCGGCAGAGCGACGGCGCCGTCAAGGACACCGTGGTCACGGTCGGCAAGCAGATCTCCGACCGGGTCTACGTGGGCTACGAGCGCGGCCTGAACGCCACCGCCGGCAACTGGCAGCTGATCTACCGCATTGCGCAGCGCTTCACGCTGCGCGCCCAGTCGGGCGAGGACCCGGCGGTCGACCTGATCTGGATCTTCCGCTGGAACTGA
- a CDS encoding GNAT family N-acetyltransferase: MSALPLTSPVTLEGRHASLVPLSHAHADALARASAEGELHRLWYTAIPAPEAIGPEIARRLALHAAGSMLPFTVLDADGTPAGMTTYMNIDSVNRRVEIGSTWYAQRVQRTGLNTECKLLLLTHAFESLDCIAVEFRTHRLNTQSRRAIERLGAQLDGMLRAHQRAANGTLRDTAVYSITAAEWPTVKTHLEWQLLRPR; the protein is encoded by the coding sequence ATGAGTGCCCTGCCCCTCACCTCGCCGGTCACGCTCGAGGGTCGCCACGCCAGCCTGGTGCCGCTCTCGCATGCGCACGCCGATGCGCTGGCCCGCGCCAGCGCGGAAGGCGAGCTGCATCGGCTCTGGTACACCGCGATCCCGGCTCCCGAGGCCATCGGACCCGAGATCGCGCGCCGACTGGCTCTGCACGCGGCCGGGTCGATGCTGCCCTTCACCGTGCTCGATGCCGACGGCACGCCGGCCGGCATGACCACCTACATGAACATCGACTCGGTGAACCGCCGCGTCGAGATCGGCTCGACCTGGTATGCGCAGCGCGTGCAGCGCACCGGACTCAACACCGAATGCAAGCTGCTGCTGCTGACGCATGCCTTCGAATCGCTGGACTGCATCGCCGTCGAGTTCCGCACCCACCGGCTCAACACCCAGAGCCGGCGCGCGATCGAGCGGCTCGGCGCCCAGCTCGACGGCATGCTGCGCGCCCACCAGCGCGCCGCCAACGGCACGCTGCGGGACACCGCCGTGTACAGCATCACTGCGGCGGAATGGCCGACCGTGAAGACGCACCTCGAGTGGCAGTTGCTGCGGCCGCGCTGA